One Paraburkholderia dioscoreae DNA segment encodes these proteins:
- the rluB gene encoding 23S rRNA pseudouridine(2605) synthase RluB: protein MTHTHDTDSSESERAVPSARADETRTTQASAGEGERPAQTTEADGEDRPRRGLRRGPRSLIARRRAGAKTKGAEGAAAQEAPVVGEAPPDGEVVAQVRMPRKDAGAKGQGSRRNAGGARREGAPREGAAREGAPGEGQRERQPREGGQRQNRRGGEAPAVATEAGQDDLFSYVTSPAFDADNSATGGVRAPMLRRGKPAAPKRVLAADDDAPKLHKVLAEAGMGSRRDMEELIVAGRVSVNGEPAHIGQRIMPTDQVRINGKPVKRKLANKPPRVLLYHKPTGEIVSHADPEGRPSVFDKLPPMKTAKWLAVGRLDFNTEGLLMLTTSGDLANRFMHPRYSVEREYAVRVVGELAEGMRQKLLHGVELDDGPANFLRIRDGGGEGTNHWYHVALAEGRNREVRRMFEAAGLMVSRLIRTRHGPISLPKGLKRGRWEELEDNQVRALMASVGLKAPTEERGSRNAAPERKQPDPMQTSMGFINREPVLMSHGRFDQQPPRGQGRRGGAAGGGFAGGAGAGFGGGYGNRGAGRSAGGFSGPMGGGGGAGGPRGGREVDGNRAPSGNGNRAAGGGKRVGGAGANPGNGGNNRGPAGNRGGNANRAGGGNASPGGANRGGGAPRGRSRGR, encoded by the coding sequence TTGACACATACCCACGACACCGATTCGTCCGAATCCGAGCGCGCCGTGCCGTCGGCTCGCGCCGACGAAACGCGCACCACGCAAGCGTCGGCAGGCGAGGGCGAGCGCCCGGCGCAGACCACGGAAGCAGACGGTGAAGACCGTCCGCGCCGCGGCCTGCGTCGCGGGCCGCGCAGCCTGATCGCGCGGCGCCGCGCCGGCGCGAAGACGAAGGGCGCCGAAGGCGCCGCCGCGCAGGAGGCGCCGGTCGTCGGCGAGGCACCACCGGACGGCGAGGTCGTTGCGCAAGTGCGTATGCCGCGCAAGGATGCCGGTGCCAAGGGTCAGGGATCGCGGCGCAATGCAGGCGGCGCGCGCCGCGAAGGCGCACCGCGTGAAGGCGCCGCACGTGAAGGCGCACCGGGCGAAGGCCAGCGCGAGCGTCAGCCGCGCGAAGGCGGCCAGCGTCAGAACCGCCGCGGCGGTGAAGCGCCGGCGGTTGCGACGGAAGCCGGTCAGGACGATCTGTTCTCGTACGTCACGTCGCCCGCGTTCGACGCGGACAACAGCGCCACCGGCGGGGTGCGCGCTCCGATGCTGCGTCGTGGCAAGCCGGCCGCGCCCAAGCGCGTGCTCGCCGCGGACGACGACGCACCGAAGCTGCACAAAGTGCTGGCTGAAGCCGGCATGGGTTCGCGCCGTGACATGGAGGAGTTGATCGTCGCCGGCCGGGTGTCGGTGAATGGCGAGCCGGCTCATATCGGCCAGCGCATCATGCCGACCGACCAGGTTCGCATCAATGGCAAGCCGGTCAAGCGCAAGCTGGCCAACAAGCCGCCGCGTGTGCTGCTGTATCACAAACCGACCGGCGAAATCGTCAGCCATGCCGATCCGGAAGGCCGTCCTTCGGTGTTCGACAAGCTGCCGCCGATGAAAACCGCCAAGTGGCTGGCGGTCGGCCGTCTCGATTTCAACACGGAAGGTCTGCTGATGCTGACCACGTCGGGCGATCTGGCGAACCGTTTCATGCACCCGCGTTATAGCGTCGAGCGTGAATATGCGGTGCGCGTGGTCGGCGAACTGGCCGAAGGCATGCGTCAGAAGCTTCTGCACGGCGTCGAACTGGACGACGGCCCGGCGAACTTCCTGCGGATTCGCGACGGCGGCGGCGAAGGTACCAATCACTGGTACCACGTCGCGCTCGCCGAGGGGCGTAACCGCGAAGTGCGTCGTATGTTCGAAGCGGCCGGCCTGATGGTCAGCCGCCTGATCCGTACTCGTCACGGTCCGATCTCGCTGCCCAAGGGCCTCAAGCGCGGCCGTTGGGAAGAGCTGGAAGACAACCAGGTGCGTGCGCTGATGGCGTCGGTGGGTCTGAAGGCGCCGACCGAAGAGCGAGGCAGCCGCAACGCGGCGCCGGAGCGCAAGCAGCCGGATCCGATGCAAACGTCGATGGGTTTTATTAACCGTGAGCCGGTGTTGATGTCGCATGGCCGTTTCGATCAGCAGCCGCCACGCGGCCAGGGTCGGCGCGGTGGTGCGGCAGGCGGCGGTTTTGCTGGTGGCGCGGGCGCGGGTTTCGGCGGCGGCTATGGCAATCGCGGCGCCGGCCGCAGCGCCGGCGGCTTCAGCGGCCCGATGGGCGGGGGTGGGGGTGCGGGCGGCCCGCGTGGCGGCCGTGAAGTCGACGGCAACCGCGCGCCGTCGGGCAATGGCAATCGTGCGGCAGGCGGCGGCAAGCGTGTCGGCGGTGCGGGTGCCAATCCGGGCAATGGCGGCAACAACCGCGGGCCGGCCGGCAATCGGGGCGGCAATGCCAACCGCGCGGGCGGCGGAAACGCCAGCCCCGGCGGTGCAAATCGCGGTGGCGGCGCACCGCGCGGCCGTTCGCGCGGCCGTTGA
- the rimP gene encoding ribosome maturation factor RimP, which produces MQLTELIETTVVGLGYELVDLERTGRGMLCIYIDQPAGIAIEDCEKVTRQLQHVLTVENIDYERLEVSSPGLDRPLKKLADFERFAGSEVVITLKKPLDGRKSYRGILHAPQGETIGLEFEGKEGAAMLDFTLADMDKARLVPKVDFRSRKQ; this is translated from the coding sequence GTGCAACTGACGGAACTGATTGAAACCACGGTCGTGGGACTCGGCTACGAGCTCGTCGATCTCGAGCGCACCGGGCGCGGCATGTTGTGTATTTATATCGACCAGCCGGCCGGCATTGCGATCGAAGACTGCGAGAAAGTCACGCGTCAGCTCCAGCACGTTCTGACGGTCGAAAATATCGATTACGAGCGGCTTGAAGTATCGTCGCCCGGTCTCGACCGCCCGCTGAAGAAACTGGCGGATTTCGAACGCTTCGCAGGCAGCGAAGTGGTAATCACATTGAAAAAGCCATTGGACGGACGGAAATCGTACCGGGGCATCCTGCATGCTCCGCAAGGCGAGACGATCGGTCTGGAATTTGAAGGGAAGGAAGGCGCCGCGATGCTCGATTTCACGCTCGCGGACATGGACAAAGCACGCCTCGTTCCGAAAGTTGACTTTAGGAGCCGCAAACAATGA
- the nusA gene encoding transcription termination factor NusA codes for MSREVLMLVDALAREKNVDKDVVFAALEAALASASKKLFEEDADIRVHIDRESGEHETFRRWKVVPDEAGLQEPDQEILLFEAREQKPEIQLDEYIEEPVPSIEFGRIGAQAAKQVILQKVRDAEREQILNDFLERGEHIMTGSVKRLDKGNFIVETGRVEALLRRDQLIPKENLRVGDRVRAYIAKVDRTARGPQIELSRTAPEFLMKLFEMEVPEIEQGLLEIKAAARDPGVRAKIGVVAYDKRIDPIGTCVGIRGSRVQAVRNELGGENVDIVLWSEDPAQFVIGALAPAAVQSIVVDEEKHSMDVVVDENELAVAIGRSGQNVRLASELTGWQINIMTPDESAQKQNQERGVLRDLFMARLDVDEEVADILIDEGFTSLEEIAYVPLNEMLEIEAFDEDTVHELRNRSRDALLTLAIANEEKVENVALDLKSLDGMDADLLAKLAEHQIQTRDELAELAVDELVEMTGMEEDAAKALIMKAREHWFQ; via the coding sequence ATGAGTCGCGAAGTGTTGATGCTGGTGGATGCGCTGGCACGCGAGAAGAATGTCGACAAAGACGTGGTATTTGCCGCGCTCGAAGCGGCTCTCGCTTCGGCCTCCAAGAAACTCTTCGAAGAAGATGCGGATATCCGCGTCCATATCGACCGTGAAAGCGGCGAGCACGAAACGTTTCGCCGCTGGAAAGTGGTGCCGGACGAAGCCGGTTTGCAGGAACCGGATCAGGAAATCCTGCTGTTCGAAGCACGCGAGCAGAAGCCCGAGATCCAGCTCGACGAGTACATCGAAGAGCCGGTGCCGTCGATCGAGTTCGGCCGTATCGGCGCGCAGGCCGCCAAGCAGGTGATCCTGCAGAAGGTGCGCGACGCCGAACGCGAACAGATCCTGAACGACTTCCTCGAGCGCGGCGAGCACATCATGACCGGCTCGGTGAAGCGCCTGGATAAAGGCAACTTCATCGTCGAAACTGGTCGTGTCGAGGCGCTGCTGCGCCGCGACCAGCTGATTCCGAAGGAAAATCTGCGCGTGGGCGACCGCGTGCGCGCCTACATCGCGAAGGTCGATCGCACCGCTCGCGGTCCGCAGATCGAACTGTCGCGTACGGCGCCCGAATTCCTGATGAAGCTGTTCGAGATGGAAGTGCCGGAAATCGAACAGGGCCTGCTGGAAATCAAGGCAGCCGCGCGGGATCCGGGCGTGCGCGCCAAGATCGGCGTGGTCGCATACGACAAGCGCATCGATCCGATCGGCACCTGCGTCGGCATTCGCGGTTCGCGCGTGCAGGCTGTGCGTAACGAGCTCGGTGGCGAAAACGTCGACATCGTGCTATGGTCGGAGGATCCCGCACAGTTTGTGATCGGCGCGCTCGCGCCGGCAGCCGTCCAGTCGATCGTCGTCGATGAAGAAAAGCATTCGATGGACGTCGTCGTAGACGAAAACGAACTGGCGGTCGCGATCGGCCGCAGCGGCCAGAACGTCCGTCTTGCCAGCGAACTCACCGGCTGGCAGATCAACATCATGACGCCGGACGAATCTGCGCAGAAGCAGAATCAGGAGCGCGGCGTACTGCGTGACCTGTTCATGGCGCGTCTCGATGTCGACGAAGAAGTGGCCGACATCCTGATCGACGAAGGCTTTACGAGCCTCGAAGAGATCGCCTATGTGCCGCTCAACGAAATGCTCGAAATCGAGGCATTCGACGAAGACACCGTTCACGAACTGCGTAATCGCTCGCGCGACGCGCTGTTGACGCTGGCGATCGCGAATGAAGAAAAGGTCGAAAATGTAGCGCTCGACCTGAAGAGCCTGGACGGTATGGACGCCGACCTGCTCGCAAAACTGGCCGAACATCAGATCCAGACGCGCGACGAACTCGCCGAGCTGGCTGTGGATGAACTGGTCGAGATGACCGGAATGGAAGAGGATGCCGCTAAGGCGTTGATCATGAAAGCACGTGAACACTGGTTCCAGTGA
- the infB gene encoding translation initiation factor IF-2, translating into MASNNVAQFAAELKMPAGVLLEQLQAAGVTKASEDDSLSETDKARLLDHLRKSHGSTDADKRKITLTKRHTSEIKQSDATGKARTIQVEVRKKRTFVRRDETSAENGDASNHVAEADVDDLELQRREEEARHEAELLEKQAQELKARQEQLEREEAERQAREAAAEAERRRAEEEAAKKRAAAAAEAAAREQQTQASKPAQAAQPAAAKAEPVVAKAAEPVVAKQSEQDDERAAAERAAQREAAKKAEDAARQAAEKARAEQEEIAKRRAAAEAEARAIREMMNTPRKAQVKAPEPAPKPAEPAKAAEAKGTLHKPARPAGEAPARPAAKKPAAAAPAATTTPSAGDKKKPGGGKGGWQDDAAKRRGIKTRGDTSGGVDRGWRGGPKGRGKHQDQNTTFQAPTEPIVREVHVPETITVADLAHKMAVKASEVIKSMMKLGQMVTINQMLDQETAMIIVEELGHHAVAAKLDDPEAMLVEGEVSDAESLPRPPVVTVMGHVDHGKTSLLDYIRRAKVAAGEAGGITQHIGAYHVETPRGVITFLDTPGHEAFTAMRARGAKATDIVILVVAADDGVMPQTKEAIAHAKAGGVPLVVAINKIDKPDANPERVKQELVAEGVVPEEYGGDSPFVSVSAKTGAGIDDLLENVLLQAEVLELKAPVDAPAKGLVIEAKLDKGKGPVATILVQSGTLNRGDVVLAGSAYGRVRAMLDETGKPTKSAGPSIPVEIQGLSEVPQAGEEVIVMPDDRKAREVALFRQGKFRDVKLAKQQAAKLENMLEQMGEGEVAYMPLIVKADVQGSQEALVQSLLKLSTDEVRVQIVHGAVGGISESDVNLATASKAVIIGFNTRADAQARKLAESNGVDIRYYNIIYDAVDDVKAAMSGMLAPEKREIVTGTVEVRQVFKVPKIGAVAGCMVTDGFVKRSSSVRVLRNNVVIFTGELDSLKRFKDDVKEVRQGFECGMSIKNFNDIVEGDQFEVFEITEVARTL; encoded by the coding sequence ATGGCGAGTAACAACGTAGCCCAATTTGCCGCGGAACTGAAAATGCCTGCAGGCGTGCTGCTTGAGCAGCTGCAGGCGGCGGGCGTCACAAAAGCGAGCGAAGACGACAGCTTGTCCGAAACGGACAAGGCGCGTCTGCTCGACCACTTGCGCAAGTCTCACGGCTCGACTGATGCTGACAAGCGCAAGATCACGCTGACGAAACGGCATACGTCGGAAATCAAGCAATCCGATGCGACGGGCAAAGCTCGCACCATTCAGGTCGAGGTGCGTAAGAAGCGCACTTTCGTCCGCCGCGACGAAACCTCCGCCGAAAACGGAGATGCATCGAATCATGTGGCCGAGGCCGACGTCGACGATCTCGAACTCCAGCGTCGTGAAGAGGAAGCTCGTCACGAAGCCGAACTGCTCGAAAAGCAGGCTCAGGAGCTGAAGGCTCGCCAGGAACAACTCGAACGCGAAGAAGCGGAACGTCAGGCGCGTGAAGCGGCTGCCGAAGCCGAGCGTCGCCGCGCCGAAGAAGAAGCAGCGAAGAAGCGCGCAGCGGCTGCGGCCGAGGCGGCGGCTCGCGAGCAGCAGACACAGGCTTCGAAGCCCGCGCAAGCCGCGCAACCGGCAGCCGCAAAGGCGGAGCCGGTAGTGGCCAAGGCAGCGGAGCCGGTGGTCGCCAAGCAAAGCGAGCAGGACGACGAGCGCGCTGCCGCAGAACGTGCAGCGCAACGCGAAGCCGCGAAGAAAGCAGAAGACGCAGCGCGTCAGGCTGCCGAGAAAGCGCGTGCCGAGCAGGAAGAAATTGCCAAGCGCCGTGCCGCGGCTGAAGCCGAAGCGCGCGCGATTCGCGAAATGATGAACACGCCGCGCAAGGCGCAGGTCAAGGCGCCGGAACCGGCACCGAAGCCCGCTGAGCCGGCCAAGGCCGCGGAAGCCAAAGGCACGCTGCACAAGCCGGCGCGTCCGGCGGGCGAGGCACCGGCCCGTCCGGCAGCCAAGAAACCGGCTGCTGCGGCTCCCGCTGCCACGACCACGCCTTCCGCCGGCGACAAGAAGAAGCCGGGCGGCGGCAAAGGCGGCTGGCAGGACGACGCAGCCAAGCGCCGCGGCATCAAGACGCGTGGCGACACGAGCGGCGGTGTCGATCGCGGCTGGCGCGGTGGCCCGAAGGGTCGCGGCAAGCATCAGGATCAGAACACCACGTTCCAGGCGCCGACCGAACCGATCGTGCGTGAAGTGCACGTGCCGGAAACCATCACGGTCGCCGATCTGGCGCACAAGATGGCGGTCAAGGCGTCGGAAGTCATCAAGTCGATGATGAAGCTCGGCCAGATGGTCACGATCAACCAGATGCTGGACCAGGAAACGGCGATGATCATCGTCGAGGAACTGGGCCACCACGCGGTTGCGGCCAAGCTGGACGATCCGGAAGCCATGCTGGTCGAAGGCGAAGTGTCGGATGCGGAATCGCTGCCGCGTCCGCCGGTCGTCACGGTCATGGGTCACGTCGACCACGGCAAGACGTCGCTGCTCGACTACATTCGCCGCGCCAAGGTCGCAGCGGGTGAAGCGGGCGGGATTACGCAGCATATCGGCGCCTATCACGTCGAAACGCCGCGCGGCGTCATCACGTTCCTCGACACGCCGGGTCACGAAGCCTTTACGGCCATGCGTGCTCGCGGTGCGAAGGCGACCGACATCGTGATTCTGGTGGTGGCAGCCGACGACGGCGTGATGCCGCAAACGAAGGAAGCCATCGCCCACGCGAAGGCAGGCGGCGTGCCGCTCGTCGTCGCGATCAACAAGATCGACAAGCCGGATGCGAATCCGGAGCGCGTCAAGCAGGAACTCGTCGCTGAAGGCGTCGTGCCGGAAGAATACGGTGGCGATTCGCCGTTCGTGTCGGTGTCGGCCAAGACCGGCGCGGGCATCGACGATCTGCTCGAAAACGTGCTGCTGCAAGCCGAAGTGCTGGAATTGAAGGCACCGGTCGACGCGCCGGCCAAGGGTCTCGTCATCGAAGCGAAGCTCGATAAGGGTAAGGGTCCGGTTGCAACGATCCTGGTGCAGTCGGGTACGCTGAACCGCGGCGACGTGGTGTTGGCAGGTAGCGCTTACGGTCGCGTGCGAGCCATGCTCGACGAAACCGGCAAGCCGACCAAGTCGGCGGGTCCGTCGATCCCGGTCGAAATTCAGGGTCTCTCGGAAGTCCCGCAGGCTGGCGAAGAAGTCATCGTCATGCCGGACGACCGCAAGGCGCGTGAAGTCGCACTGTTCCGTCAAGGCAAGTTCCGCGACGTCAAGCTGGCCAAGCAGCAGGCCGCCAAGCTCGAGAACATGCTGGAACAGATGGGCGAAGGCGAAGTTGCGTACATGCCGCTCATCGTCAAGGCCGACGTGCAAGGTTCGCAGGAAGCGTTGGTGCAGTCGCTGCTCAAGCTTTCTACCGACGAAGTGCGCGTGCAGATCGTGCACGGCGCCGTGGGTGGCATCAGCGAGTCCGACGTCAACCTGGCAACGGCTTCGAAGGCGGTCATCATCGGCTTCAACACCCGTGCGGACGCGCAGGCTCGCAAGCTGGCGGAAAGCAACGGCGTCGATATTCGCTACTACAACATCATCTATGACGCAGTGGATGACGTGAAGGCCGCGATGTCGGGCATGCTGGCACCGGAGAAGCGCGAAATCGTCACGGGTACGGTCGAAGTGCGTCAGGTCTTCAAGGTACCGAAGATCGGCGCGGTGGCCGGCTGTATGGTCACGGACGGCTTCGTCAAGCGCTCGTCGTCGGTGCGCGTGCTGCGCAACAACGTTGTCATCTTCACGGGCGAGCTCGATTCGCTCAAGCGCTTCAAGGACGACGTGAAGGAAGTCCGTCAGGGCTTCGAGTGCGGTATGTCGATCAAGAACTTCAACGACATCGTCGAAGGCGATCAGTTCGAAGTCTTCGAGATCACCGAAGTCGCGCGTACGCTGTAA
- the rbfA gene encoding 30S ribosome-binding factor RbfA — protein sequence MPKKRSSPNRNVQIADQIQRDLSELLREVKDPRIGIVTIQSVELTPDYAHAKIYFTTLTGDPQQTLEALTHAAGHLHNQLFKRLHIHTVPTLHFHYDKTIERAVEMSRLIDEANANRAKED from the coding sequence ATGCCTAAGAAACGTTCTTCTCCTAATCGCAACGTGCAGATCGCCGATCAGATCCAGCGCGATTTGTCCGAGCTGCTGCGCGAGGTCAAGGATCCGCGCATCGGTATCGTCACGATTCAAAGTGTCGAGCTGACGCCGGACTATGCACACGCCAAGATCTATTTCACGACGCTCACCGGCGATCCGCAACAGACGCTCGAAGCGCTCACGCATGCGGCCGGCCATCTGCACAATCAGCTGTTCAAGCGCTTGCATATTCATACCGTGCCGACGCTGCATTTCCATTACGACAAGACGATCGAGCGGGCTGTCGAGATGTCGCGTCTGATCGACGAGGCGAACGCCAATCGCGCGAAAGAAGACTGA
- the truB gene encoding tRNA pseudouridine(55) synthase TruB, which yields MTASQRPRVPRRALDGVLLLDKPLGLSSNDALIRAKRLYLAKKAGHTGTLDPLATGLLPLCFGEATKFSQDLLEADKTYEATMRLGIRTTTGDAEGEAIDTREVTCDEAAIHAVLPAFLGEITQVPPMYSALKRDGKPLYEYARAGQTLEREGRQVTILKLEILACALPDVTFRVTCSKGTYVRTLAEDIGEALGCGAHLVALRRTGVGALTLENSVTLDALSDATESERDAWLQPVDALLSTFPLVQLNEDATRRFLHGQRLKLSELTITGDAVNAPRVRVYAAQGRLLGVAKQGEGVLAPERLVVTTAS from the coding sequence ATGACCGCATCTCAACGCCCCCGCGTGCCGCGTCGCGCGCTCGACGGCGTGCTGCTGCTCGACAAGCCGCTCGGCCTGTCGAGCAACGACGCGCTGATTCGCGCGAAGCGTCTCTATCTGGCAAAAAAAGCGGGCCACACCGGTACGCTCGACCCATTGGCCACCGGTTTGCTGCCGCTTTGCTTCGGCGAAGCCACCAAGTTTTCGCAGGACCTGCTCGAAGCCGACAAGACATATGAAGCCACCATGCGCCTCGGGATTCGCACAACCACCGGCGACGCCGAAGGCGAAGCAATCGACACACGTGAAGTAACGTGCGACGAGGCGGCGATTCACGCGGTGCTGCCGGCATTCCTCGGCGAAATCACCCAGGTTCCGCCGATGTATTCGGCGCTCAAGCGTGACGGCAAGCCGCTGTACGAGTACGCGCGGGCGGGCCAGACATTGGAGCGGGAAGGGCGCCAGGTGACGATCCTGAAGCTTGAGATACTCGCCTGCGCGTTGCCGGATGTGACGTTTCGCGTGACATGCAGCAAGGGCACGTATGTGCGCACGCTGGCCGAAGATATCGGCGAGGCGTTGGGTTGCGGCGCGCATCTGGTGGCGCTGCGACGCACGGGCGTCGGCGCGCTGACGCTCGAAAATTCGGTGACGCTCGACGCGTTGTCCGACGCCACCGAAAGCGAGCGCGACGCCTGGCTGCAGCCGGTAGATGCGTTGCTGTCCACATTCCCGCTCGTGCAGCTAAACGAGGACGCGACGCGCCGCTTTCTACACGGTCAGCGGTTGAAACTGTCCGAGTTGACCATCACGGGCGACGCGGTGAATGCGCCGCGTGTTCGGGTGTACGCCGCGCAAGGGCGTCTGCTTGGCGTCGCGAAGCAGGGCGAGGGCGTGCTGGCGCCCGAGCGGCTGGTCGTCACCACAGCAAGCTAA
- a CDS encoding EmrA/EmrK family multidrug efflux transporter periplasmic adaptor subunit — MSTPQQPAANQQPNQPAQPANNGKRKRMMTLLVIVILIAAIAYGLYYFLVARFHEDTDDAYVNGNVVQITPQVTGTVVAVNADDTQTVKAGDPLVVLDPADARVALEQAEANLAQTVRQVRGLFADDNQYQAQVAQRQSDLSRAQDDLKRRLTVAQTGAVSQEEISHARDAVKSAQAAVDAAQQQLASNRALTANTTIANHPNVQAAAAKVRDAYLSNARNNLPAPVTGYVAKRSVQVGQRVSPGTPLMAIVPLGGVWVDANFKEVQLKHMRIGQPVELTADVYGSSVVFHGKVVGFSAGTGSAFSLLPAQNATGNWIKVVQRLPVRIALDPKELEQHPLRIGLSMQADVTIKDDNGGQLGQAPNTVYQTNVFEKYGDQADAEIARIISENAGPNGGSQKSAQTGGAKPAAAKLM, encoded by the coding sequence ATGAGCACCCCCCAGCAGCCCGCGGCTAACCAACAGCCGAATCAGCCGGCACAACCGGCGAACAACGGCAAACGCAAGCGCATGATGACGCTGCTTGTGATCGTGATCCTGATCGCCGCGATCGCTTACGGCCTGTACTACTTCCTCGTCGCGCGCTTCCACGAAGACACCGACGACGCCTACGTGAACGGCAACGTCGTCCAGATCACGCCGCAAGTCACCGGCACGGTCGTCGCCGTGAACGCTGACGACACCCAGACGGTGAAGGCCGGCGATCCGCTCGTCGTGCTCGATCCGGCCGACGCCCGCGTTGCGCTGGAACAGGCTGAAGCGAATCTCGCGCAGACGGTGCGCCAGGTGCGCGGCCTGTTCGCCGACGACAATCAATACCAGGCGCAAGTGGCCCAGCGCCAGTCCGATCTGTCGCGCGCTCAGGACGACCTGAAGCGCCGTCTGACGGTCGCGCAAACCGGCGCCGTGTCGCAGGAAGAAATCTCGCATGCCCGCGATGCCGTGAAGAGCGCGCAAGCCGCCGTCGACGCCGCCCAGCAGCAACTGGCGTCGAACCGCGCGCTGACCGCCAACACCACGATCGCGAATCACCCGAACGTGCAGGCCGCCGCCGCCAAGGTCCGCGACGCGTACCTGAGCAACGCGCGTAACAACCTGCCGGCGCCGGTCACGGGCTACGTGGCGAAGCGCTCGGTGCAGGTCGGCCAGCGCGTCTCGCCGGGCACCCCGCTGATGGCGATCGTGCCGCTCGGCGGCGTGTGGGTCGACGCGAACTTCAAGGAAGTGCAGCTCAAGCACATGCGCATCGGCCAGCCGGTCGAACTGACGGCCGACGTGTACGGCTCGTCGGTGGTGTTTCACGGCAAGGTGGTCGGCTTCTCGGCGGGCACGGGGTCGGCGTTCTCGCTGCTGCCCGCGCAGAACGCCACCGGCAACTGGATCAAGGTGGTGCAGCGTCTGCCGGTGCGGATCGCGCTCGATCCCAAGGAACTCGAACAGCACCCGCTGCGTATCGGCCTGTCGATGCAAGCCGACGTGACCATCAAGGACGACAACGGCGGCCAACTCGGCCAGGCACCGAACACGGTCTATCAGACCAACGTGTTCGAGAAGTATGGTGACCAGGCCGACGCGGAAATCGCTCGCATCATTTCGGAAAACGCAGGCCCGAACGGCGGCTCGCAGAAGTCGGCCCAGACCGGCGGCGCGAAGCCTGCCGCTGCGAAGCTGATGTAA
- a CDS encoding efflux transporter outer membrane subunit — MKSLSLPAPAFSSRAAVAAAVTALALTGCANYFGMKSDKQMSSPAQYESAQSLPAQGGQWPSLDWANQFGDPQLPRLIAEALEGSPSIAQAQARIAKASSYIESSRSALYPKVNGSYSWNRELFSANALYPPPYGGTWYSENNVLASASWDLDLWGKNRQRLGQAVSQEKAAEADMQQARVTLAASVASTYNQLAQLYALRDIAAREIANREDIGRITNGRVTAGLDTNVERQTANGNIATSQANLTDLDGQITVVRYQLGALLGKGPDRGLQIAQPALTRGDAVALPDNLPADLVARRADIVAARWQVEAAMHDVKEAKAEFFPDVNLAAGFGFDAFGWGRFLTSASRQIQFGPAIHLPIFDAGALRSQLRGRYADFELDVANYNQTLISALSDVATQVSSIRSIDQQQGDAQRALDASTKAYQLAVIRYKAGLSPQLQVLTADQNRLAAEQTVTNLKMRRRDMQIGLIKALGGGFDATQTGLVVPTDAPASAATATAAAN; from the coding sequence ATGAAATCCCTTTCCCTGCCCGCGCCCGCGTTTTCGAGCCGGGCCGCTGTCGCCGCCGCGGTGACGGCGCTTGCCCTTACGGGGTGCGCGAACTACTTCGGTATGAAAAGCGACAAGCAGATGTCGTCGCCGGCCCAGTACGAGTCCGCGCAGAGCCTGCCCGCCCAGGGCGGCCAATGGCCGTCGCTCGACTGGGCCAATCAGTTCGGCGACCCGCAACTGCCCAGGCTGATCGCGGAAGCGCTGGAAGGCAGCCCGTCGATCGCGCAGGCGCAGGCGCGTATCGCCAAGGCCTCGTCCTATATCGAAAGCTCGCGCTCGGCGCTGTATCCGAAGGTCAACGGCAGCTATTCCTGGAATCGCGAACTCTTCTCCGCGAACGCGCTCTACCCGCCCCCGTACGGCGGCACCTGGTATAGCGAGAACAATGTGCTCGCGAGCGCTTCGTGGGATCTCGACCTGTGGGGCAAGAATCGCCAGCGTCTGGGCCAGGCCGTGTCGCAGGAAAAGGCCGCGGAGGCCGACATGCAGCAGGCACGCGTGACGCTCGCGGCGTCGGTGGCCAGCACCTACAACCAGCTCGCGCAGTTGTATGCATTGCGCGATATCGCCGCGCGTGAAATCGCCAATCGCGAGGATATCGGCCGCATCACCAACGGCCGCGTCACCGCCGGCCTCGACACCAATGTCGAGCGGCAAACCGCGAACGGCAATATCGCAACTAGCCAGGCCAATTTGACCGACCTCGACGGCCAGATCACGGTCGTGCGCTACCAGTTGGGCGCACTGCTCGGCAAGGGCCCGGATCGCGGCCTGCAGATCGCCCAGCCGGCTCTGACCAGGGGCGACGCCGTGGCGCTGCCGGACAATCTGCCCGCCGACCTCGTGGCGCGCCGCGCGGACATTGTCGCCGCGCGCTGGCAGGTCGAAGCCGCGATGCACGACGTGAAGGAAGCGAAGGCCGAGTTCTTCCCGGACGTCAACCTCGCCGCCGGTTTCGGCTTCGACGCGTTCGGCTGGGGCCGCTTCCTCACCTCGGCCAGCCGGCAGATCCAGTTCGGCCCCGCCATTCACCTGCCGATCTTCGACGCCGGCGCGCTGCGCTCGCAACTGCGAGGCCGCTACGCCGACTTCGAGCTGGATGTGGCGAACTACAACCAGACGCTGATCAGCGCGCTGTCGGACGTCGCGACGCAAGTGTCGTCCATCAGATCGATCGACCAGCAGCAAGGCGACGCGCAGCGCGCACTCGACGCTTCGACCAAGGCGTATCAACTGGCTGTGATCCGCTACAAGGCCGGCCTGTCGCCGCAGCTGCAGGTGTTGACCGCCGACCAGAACCGCCTCGCCGCCGAACAGACAGTGACCAACCTGAAGATGCGCCGCCGCGATATGCAGATCGGCCTCATCAAAGCGCTCGGCGGCGGTTTCGACGCGACGCAGACCGGTCTCGTGGTGCCGACCGACGCCCCGGCATCGGCGGCCACCGCGACCGCGGCGGCCAATTGA